The following nucleotide sequence is from Corynebacterium hindlerae.
CACCCAAGAATTCGGGAAGAAACCGACCGACGCATCGCGCAAGCTCCCGGAGACGTTGTTTACGACATGCCCCTCCTCGTCGACCTCGGCCTCCATAAAAACATGGACCTCGTCGTCGTTGTCACCGTTGACCCCGAAACCCGCGTGCAACGCCTCATCGGACGTGGTCTTACAGCTGACGACGCAAGGAAACGGATGAGTGCGCAAATTTCCGATGATCAGCGTAACGCGGCCGCCGATGTACTCATCGACAACAATGGAACGCTGGAAGAGCTGCAGCTGCAGGTCGATGCATTCGTGGAAAGGATTCGTCATGCTTGAAAAGCTGGTCGGTACGTGGCCAGGGACGGGCAAAAGGCCTTTACCCGACGATTGACCCCTTTCGAATACGAAGAGACCAACGAACTCCCGGGAAGCCGTTTCAGGTG
It contains:
- the coaE gene encoding dephospho-CoA kinase yields the protein MLIGLTGGIGSGKSTVATMLRHRGFTIIDADQIARDIVEPGEPALAALIDAFGPDIIDGQRLNRPKLAEIAFASPSATARLNAIMHPRIREETDRRIAQAPGDVVYDMPLLVDLGLHKNMDLVVVVTVDPETRVQRLIGRGLTADDARKRMSAQISDDQRNAAADVLIDNNGTLEELQLQVDAFVERIRHA